In the Vanacampus margaritifer isolate UIUO_Vmar chromosome 9, RoL_Vmar_1.0, whole genome shotgun sequence genome, tttagtattaccagtacagtataaatgaagtattggtaaattgctgcatttgtgtttacttaaatttgttctttaaatagaaatatttcagtaaagtctgttagtgttcattacatttaatttatgcaaatatttagcagagctgtgctatccactattttattttcgttggcacatttactgcacactgcacaggatattatggtccacagaaagtcaacttcaaaacatctgcaccaagttacctatcaaactgattgaaactcatttttttctatagctttagatcattatcttcagtgagatatgtcagtcatgaggccacagagggcaaaagttaaacccaaagaagaggtagcatatttttcatccttaggtaaagacaaggatggcttcaccataaaatatattaattcattcaaaggtgagtattggtaaaagattctttagtatgggcctagttttcattactgttataatgaaatatttctgttgtatccctttttctttgtaaggtcgaggagtgttcagttcctgctcctttcagaagggagtctttcctactgaatatcgaggagaagttataagcaaacaggaacgtgaaaacaggctgagagtgtatcatgatgcccagaaggttttcatgtttgaatttcactacaatggaaaaacactatggtatgtttatatggtgtgttgtcacacttaattttgttttttttgggggtgggggggttatcgtgcaaggtttgacaaaacataaaagattaattataactcaaaagcaaaagtacattcttttctcaatataattttttttgtttttatttcatttttttacaatattgtgacttatttttttattttacttttacagttatcgtgagtatcgctaacctcacaatatcatgttgattatcatatcgtgattgcttatcatgacatttggatattgtttcatacatgtgacatactagaattactggtcgcacattcatgattacatgaaattacagtatagcagtctagtcttagtaagaatttaattgtattggtatttttctattcatctaccccaggtttccactgaagcacaacctgatgaagacaccgctatcacagactgcgccaaagttgaccaggtgactagatttctttttgaatgttgttgaaatcagttttcagaagcaagacattagtggagggtggagatactagggctgcacaatatgtggaaaatatcttggcgcacgaatggctcatgcaatatgtgcattgcaaagacgtgcaacaaatggatattggattgtttgtatactttagtctgaggctaagcgatatggccaaaaaattaaataaaaagtcttttaaaccaaccatccagcattctgccaccacttgtgcaaaatttcaactcacaataacatctggatgtaacagaacattataacagtttttaataatccagaagacaaaatacatttcacgatttagcaaattttcaacgattcaatttgaatttaatttattcaattaatttgatttattgccaggccctacttgagtctgattttgaccaatcagagacaaccttaattgcgcatcgccatacaagagaattgtatcgaggagcattactaacaaaaaaaaccttatttggataaaactagatcaaaatgagcatgattatttttccgcatgtacgtgcatttctttaattagattatgaagatatatatattcggtccatgtttaatgtcaaaataatctccatcactgtataaaacacccatgtcgcatgttttgtcaatactgtgcagccctcgcaagatacacagtcctcacaatgtcgtagttgtgaataactgacactctgaggacagtgtatttatacactgtgagtttaaaatacgttttgagggcttggagttacacatacagtcctcacaattcatactctggtcaggtatggacactctgaggactgtgtattttcttatttttgtgtcattgtgaaaaatagacgtcaccaatttacacaaacctgtagtgcagacagatttatttatttatttttgtaatggcaaataaaatgagtttgcattcacattactttaacctattcattgttctgtatgtactgtaactgtgtaaatgcacaggtacagtcagtcgtgttactaagaatttaattttatatgtatttttctctttgtgtaccaggtttcaactgacgcacaacctgaagacatacagtagctgtcacagaccaagttgaccaggtgactagatttctttttgaatgttgatgttgaaatacgtttttcagaagcaagacgttgcacaatatataaaaaaaagatcttgtcgcacgaatggctcatgcaatatgtctgttgcaaagacatgcaacaaatgaatattgtattgtatactttagtctgactttgaccaatcagagactgccttaattgcgcatcgccatacaagagaaccgtatcgaggggcattactaaaaaaaacgaacttatttgtataagactagatcacaataagcatgattatttttccgcattaacgtgtatttctttctttggattataaagatctctctatctttatctttatgtctatatatctatctatatatctgtctctctgtctatatatatatatgtatatttgtgtgtatatatatatatatatatatatatatatatatatatatatatatatatatatatatatatatactgtgtatatgtgtatatatatatactgtgtatatgtgtatatatatatactgtgtatatgtgtatatatatatactgtgtatatgtgtatatatatatactgtgtatatatatatactgtgtatatatatgtatatatatatactgtgtatatatatgtatatatatatactgtgtatatatatgtatatatatatactgtgtatatatatatatatatatatatatactgtgtatatatatatatatatatactgtgtatatatatatctatatatatactgtgtatatatagtatgtatgtatacagtatatgtatagatcttttttttaggtccgtgttaaatgtttaatctccatcacagtataaaacacccatgtcgcatgtcaatactgtgtagccctcgcagatacacagtcctcgcaatgtcgtagttgtgaataactgacactctgaggacagtgtatttatacactgcgaatgtaaaataagttttcaggggtttggagttacagatacagtcctcacaattcatactctggtcaggtatggacactctgaggactgtgtattttctattaattgtttcattgtgaaaaatagacgtcaccaatttacacaaaccactagtgctgacggattatttatttttgtaatggcaagtaaaatgagtttgcattcacattactttaacctattcattgttctgtatgtactgtaactgtgtaaatgcacaggtacagtcgtgttactaagaattaaattttatatgtatttttctcttcatgtgtaccaggtttcaactgacgcacaacctgaagacatagctgtcacagaccaagttgaccaggtgactagatttctttttgaatgttgatgttgaaatacgtttttcagaagcaagacgttgcacaatatataaaaaaaagatcttgtcgcacgaatggctcatgcaatatgtctgttgcaaagacatgcaacaaatgaatattgtattgtatactttagtctgactttgaccaatcagagactacctgaattgcgcatcgccatacgagagaaccgtatcgaggggcattactaaaaaaaacgaacttatttgtataagactagatcacaataagcatgattatttttccgcattaacgtgtatttctttctttggattataaagatctctctatctttatctttatgtctatatatctacatctatatatctgtctctctatctatatatatatatgcatatgtgtgtgtgtgtgtatatatatatatatatatatatatactgtgtatatatatatatatactgtgtatatatatatatatactgtgtatatatatatatactgtgtatatatatatatactgtgtatatatatatatactgtgtatatatatatatactgtgtatatatatatatactgtgtatatatatatatatactgtgtatatatatatatatactgtgtatatatatatatactgtgtatatatatatatatatatactgtgtatatatatactgtgtatatatatatatatatatactgtgtatatatatatatatatatactgtgtatatatatatatatatatactgtgtatatatatatatatatatactgtgtatatatatatatatatatactgtgtatatatatatatatatactgtgtatatatatatatatattgtgtatatatatactgtgtatatatatatatattgtgtgtatatatatatatattgtgtatatatatatatatattgtgtatatatatatatattgtgtatatatatatatatactgtgtgtatatatatatatatactgtgtgtatatatatatatatactgtgtgtatatatatatatatactgtgtatatatatatatactgtgtatatatatatatactgtgtgtatatatatatatatatatactgtgtgtatatatatatatatatatactgtgtgtgtatatatatatatatatactgtgtgtgtatatatatatatatactgtgtgtgtatatatatactgtgtatatatatatatatatctgtgtatatatatatatatatatatgtgtatactgtgtgtatatatatatatatatatatatatatatatatatatactgtgtgtatatatatatatatatatatatatatatatatatatatatatatatatatatatatatacacacagtatatatatatatatatatatatatatatatatatatatactgtgtgtatgtatatatatatatactgtgtgtatatatatatatatatactgtgtgtatatatatatatatatatatactgtgtgtatatatatatatatatatatactgtgtgtatatatatatatatatatatatactgtgtgtatatatatatatatatatatactgtgtgtatatatatatatatatatatactgtgtgtatatatatatatatactgtgtgtatatatatatatatatatatactgtgtgtatatatatatatatatactgtgtatgtgtgtatatatatatatactgtgtatgtgtgtatatatatatatatactgtgtatttatatatatatatatatatatatatatatatatatatatatatatatatatatatatatactgtgtgtatatatagtatgtatgtatacagtatatgtatagatcttttttttaggtccgtgttaaatgtttaatctccatcacagtataaaacacccatgtcgcatgtcaatactgtgtagccctcgcagatacacagtcctcacaatgtcgtagttgtgaataactgacactctgaggacagtgtatttatacactgcgaatgtaaaataagttttcaggggtttggagttacagatacagtcctcacaattcatactctggtcaggtatggacactctgaggactgtgtattttctattaattgtttcattgtgaaaaatagacgtcaccaatttacacaaaccactagtgctgacggattatttatttttgtaatggcaaataaaatgtgtttgcattcacaatactttaacctattcattgttctttatgtactgtaactgtgtaaatgcacaggtacagtcgtgttactaagaattgaattttatatgtatttttctcttcatgtgtaccaggtttcaactgacgcacaacctgaagacatagctgtcacagaccaagttgaccaggtgactagattt is a window encoding:
- the LOC144058017 gene encoding N-lysine methyltransferase KMT5A-A-like isoform X2; protein product: MSVMRPQRAKVKPKEEVAYFSSLGKDKDGFTIKYINSFKGRGVFSSCSFQKGVFPTEYRGEVISKQERENRLRVYHDAQKVFMFEFHYNGKTLWFPLKHNLMKTPLSQTAPKLTRFQLTHNLKT
- the LOC144058017 gene encoding uncharacterized protein LOC144058017 isoform X1; this encodes MSVMRPQRAKVKPKEEVAYFSSLGKDKDGFTIKYINSFKGRGVFSSCSFQKGVFPTEYRGEVISKQERENRLRVYHDAQKVFMFEFHYNGKTLWFPLKHNLMKTPLSQTAPKLTRFQLTHNLKTYSSCHRPS